ATTCGCGTGAACGACTTccagacaaagagaagacgccctCAAACTCATCGACGGAAAGCACTCTGATTCCTGCCAGCAACATGCAGCTAGGGACGAATCGCGAAACGGGAGAGGCTCGACGGTTCGAGGCGTTGCGATACTCAGAAACGCCTGGAATTTTCGCAGCTCGACTCTCAGAGGATgaacgcggaagagagacaaagtcAGCGGAACGCACAGCTGTTCTTCGAGGCAGTGTCACACAAAGGAAACAActgttctgtttctcgagTGCAagtgagagacgaagagaagacccAGACACGTTCATTGAGAGGCGACTTATTCGTACACAATAAACTGCAACGTACTACCGATCCTAACAAAGAACTAGAAATGAATTCAGTTGCACCTGCTAATAAAGTATACGAGATTTAGGTTCCCTCACCTTATACAGAGGGCACATGTAGTCGTAGTCCGAGAACGCGTTCTGCTGGAGGAAATCTTCTCGAATAATTCGTGCGACTTCCAGAATCAGTTTTTGATCctgaggaaaacgaaacagtCGAGAAAAATTTAAAGGGACAAACTACTCAATGGAGGCAGCTAAAAAACAAAACCAATCGAAAGAAATGAAGGAGTTTTAAAGCCATCGCGACTCCAGGTTCTCATGCTTTCTCATCTTTTGAGCCTTCCCGAGAGATTCCACGCTCGGCAACAGAAACCGGAGTTTCTCCACTCGCCGCCGCCGCATGCATCGACTTACGCAGACACCTTGGTACAAGCACGCGTACGTTTCGCactacatgcatacacatatatatatgtatatatatatatatatagatatatatgcacgtaGATGCTGATCTAAATGCGAAAATAGACGTTGAGTTAAAGTGATTTATTTCCACTGTCATTCGCTCGGTTGGCAGCGACTGTGTGTGTACGCGTCTCGAGGGAGACGCGCAtttgaaagagaaaaaacgaagggaCCCCATCCTCTGGAGCGCACCTCGGAGAGCGAGTCTTTGCCGACAAGCTGGACGATGTCCGTCAACTCGGCTTCCTGTGGAAAAcgaagcaggaaagaaagtTCCACAGTCGAGACTGAGAAAAGAGTGAAGCGACTCAGAAACCCATCGGCACGCACGCCGAGCTCACGGCCGCAGTCCGGGTGTCACGACACTCCAAGTGCAGACTCCACGGAGACGCGTCTTCGGCCGGCTTCTGCTCACATGAGAACGACCCCCGAAACTTGGCAGTTGACAAGCGGCGCGACTCTCCGTCGAAGCGGGGAAGCCAGCGACACAAATATACACCGATGTCGCGCTGAGTGGGCAGACAGCGTAGTTCGGCCGATCGCGGTGAGGGGACGCGGCCGCCACACAACCCCCCAAGCGTCGCGATCGTTGTCTCTGCAaactcgcgtctctgctcaCTTGCTGAAGAATGTCAGAGATTTTCTGTCGAAGACTGCTAAACTCAGCGTCGTAGGAATCGAAGAACGGCTCCAGCGCACGAATGTACTTGGAGAACGAAGTTGTCCAGTTCACTGCAATGGACAGCaggaaaatcaaaatcaagaAATTTGAAGTGAAGACCGAAAGCCCCCTTCCTCCCCGTTGAAATCTACAACCTCGTATTCGCCTCAAGGGCGACGGTGTCCAGTCGACTGCCTTTCGACGACAAAGAAAATACCGGAAAATGAGTTCTTTCATGTCGAGAGGATCTGGGACGCAAGCATGCTGACACACGGCTGCACGCAAGAAACGAAGCATGCACCATTCGTACGGATGCGCAGCATTCTCGCAGCCGTTCCTTTGCTCCAACAGGTTGTCCGCTGAGCCGCAGAACGTTCTCTATGAACCCACGAAAAGCGAGTATATACACTTCTATATATGCGAATATACACGCGTACGCATCTCTACCGATATCTGCGTTGATCTGTGTACTGCCTCTCACAgagatacatatatctatatatatatatatatatatagatatagatagatagataaatcGATAGGCAGGCGTAGCCATGCACACTGGTATCTTCCATTACATTCATCTAGCTCTCTACCTATATGTATACAACACTGaacatgtacacatgcatatgtttATATAGATATGTTTGTATTGAATATCACAGTTGTCCATGCGGAATGGTCTTCGGTGTTTACCGGAGGGGAAGTGTTTTCTTTGGGCAAGTTTCTTGTCGAGACCCCAAAAAACTTGTACGATGGACATCGTGGACGTGGTGACAGGGTCAGAGAAGTCTCCTCCTGGTGGCGAGACAGCGCCGACAATCGTCACGCTGCCTTCGCGTTCCGGAGACCCCACACAGCGTACACGGCCTGCACCAGGAAACGGTAGGCGAAGCAGGCGTTTGAAAGACCAGCAGAAGGAACTGAGGAACCGGCGGAGCAGTCGGAAGAGTCGAAACGACAGGACGTGAGCGGCAGCCAAGTGCTACGAGCACTGCCGCAGAAAAGCCTAGGGAGATGAAAGGAAGAAACCTCGGAAACCCGTGCACAAACCAAGGGGGCAAAGCCCTGTGAAGAGAAGCCTCACTCGCACGCTCGTAGAAAGACGCCAGACGCGCGCCAAGGTAGGCGGGATAGCCACTGTCAGCTGGCATTTCAGCAAGCCGTCCACTGATTTCACGAAGCGCCTCAGCCCAGCGACTTGTGCTGTCAGCCATCATAGCCACATGGTAACCCATATCGCGGAAATACTCTCCCAAGGTGATCCCTGTGAACAGAACAACGCAAACACCATTCTCAAAAACACAGGTGAATCcagaaaacgcaaacagCTCGAAGACGTCGTACATTCACCCACAGCATCGAAGGactcgaggagacgaaacaggaaacgcgaCGAGACAGATCTGTACGGAAACGAGATGTCATGTAGGAGTAGTCCGTCCAGAACGATGCAAGTAACAAGTGAGAGCGACAGAGTTGTCGGTCTGCATCAAGGCGAACGGGTCCCCTCTTCGTCAACAGGAGACTTTCAGACGTTCTCGGTCTCAAAGCTCCTGCGGCAACgtttgttctttctcttcgttccctcctgtccttctctcctctcttcttcttcttctccactttccgcttctcgtcctcccTTCGTTTATCTCTCCATagcctcctttccttcctctcatccctgtcttctcctccgtttgcttctcttcttcccttctcacCGGTGTAGATGGAGGCTTCACGGGCAGCGACAGGCATGTTGCTGGTGTTTGCGACGAGACAGGTGCGCTGCATGATGCCCTCTTCCTGGCCGTTAACCACCGTCGTGAGCTCTGGAAACTCCGTTAGAACTTCTGCCATTTCGTTCCCCCGTTCGCCGCAGCCGACGTAAATGATCACCTGGCTGTTGCTGTACTTTGACAGCGCCTGCGACGCAAGACACCACGTGCCTGAGGCGGCGAGAAACTTCGACGGGCGTTCGCTTTCAGCTTTCACGAAGGAGTCAGAACCACAGACGTCCCTtgaaaggagacggaggatcgtctctcttcgaaACATGCAAAACGCGAAGACAGCACGCTCCTTCAAGGAGACAGCTACACAGTGCGCGCCTTTCAGAAAGGGCCAGGGACACAGACTCGCAGAGACATGGCGTTACGAGTGGAACGAATCACACAGACGGAGGGCTGGTTGCCAGAGACAGTGCGTCTGCAAACGCCCGTTCGCTGCCGTGTATCAACACCCTGCAAAGACGCAGGTTCCCGGTGGCTTGTTGAGTCGCCTCCGGAGACCGTCACTCGTCGATGCGCAAAACTTCCGCGACGCACTGGAAACGCGCGAGGAAAATGGGCATGTCCAGCGCAAACGTTTGCCCAGCAGTGGGGAATAAACCTGCCTGCGGATGGCGCTCACCGGAAGAGCGATACTCGTTCCTTCCCATTCcccagagacgcgaaaaacagagactgACTCGGAAGAACGGAGGTTTCTCGCACCAACGGAAGGCGTGACGGGTCGATTGCGAACTGCGAGGCGAATGCAGTGAAGCGGGGGGCAGGGAGTACACCGGGACGCGgtgagacgcatgcaaaaaaaAGCGGACGAACCCGGAAATGAAGGAACGCGCGTCGAGCCAGACGTCTGGATAACGTGTGGGGACATCGACGCGGAAAAAAAGCAGGCAAAGACTGAGGCTGCGTTGCTTGCAGCTCCCTCGTCAgttccactgcatgcagaccttCATCCGCGCTGCAGGCGATTTCCCCCAATTTCCGTACCTGGGAAATGCATGTTTTCCCGCACCCGAAGGCTCCAGGAATGGCGCAAGTTCCTCCCTGaagacaagaggaaagaagtcATGGCTCCACGCCTTCAACAGCGACTGCCATGCCCGCATCGGATTCTCGAAAGACAAGCTCACGGACACCCGGATTCCGCAGGCATCCGAGCAGAACTTCGCAAAACAAACAAGTTCCAGATGGCCCTGACGCTCTCAACCATTTCTTGACACGCAATGTCGCGTACATTGGCCCAAGCACTGCAGGGCcagcgagcagagagactcaGATCTCAGAGTCCGGAGTCGAAACGCCACTCGTGAGCTGTGCCGCAGACGCACACATTCCTTCCAACGGCTGTGCTCAAcatcgcctcttcttcgcttcgctaCCCCAACAGAAACGTCCGGCAAAAGGCAAAGCAGGCGTCAGTCGAGACTTCGACggcgcgtttctcgcttgCACCGCCTGCTTTCTGCTCCTCCCCTGGCCTCATGCTCGGTGGGAACCCACCGTCGCCACTGGCTGCGCGAGCTGCGCAAACTCGCGGCATTCACTTGGAttgagaaagagacacaaacgaacgagaacgagaggcgCAATCCACTCATGGACCCGCATGCAGCTACACAGTGTGGCACCGGAAAAAGGCGACTTCCGCAGAGCCGCCCGTCCACCCCAGCAGCCCTTGAggaaactggaaaagaaaaTTCCACGCAAATGAAATCTCCCTCGTTGAGAATACAGTGAAGCAGCTCCTGCTAACACAGAATCCGCAAGCGACAGAATCGCCCATATGCCTATTGACGGAGATCCGCATCTATCGCCAAACAGCCAGCTATACACAGACGAAGATGCATGTACCAATGCATATGTATGGATACACACgcgcatatatgtatatacatatatatatatagagagagagagagagacatatacgtatatacgtATCTATATTTGATTGTGTACACGCTCGTGGCTTCAGCGTCAGGGCCTGCCTGGCGCTTGAGCGAGATTTTATCTGCACCAGAAAAATCGTTTTTTCACCTGAACCGtggggaagagagagtcgagcACACGCTGCCCAGTGAGAAGCGGTGTGTTTCCCGAGAGTTTTTCGAGACAGGGACGAGGCTCTCGGACTGGCCAGTCGTGAGCCATCTGAATCGGAATTTGCTCGCCGCGATACTCCAGAGTCATGATCGTGTCCTTGACTGTGTACGAGCCTGAAGGcaggcgaaaagagagaacagaaaaacgcgcaTTGGGAGCTCGCTCCCGTGGTGGGCCTTGAAACGAGGAGCGGAAGTTCTTGTCCACACGACAGAGCAAACAGTTTAAAACCGCCGAACGAAAAACAGTCAAGTCAAGAAAGTCGACTCCGGCCCCACATCGGGGTCACCCTTTGTGGctccggtgtacgtacacctccCGGGAATGCGCTCCGGGTCGGAGGAGACAAGCCTCGGTCGGTGTTCACAGCTTTCTGCGGAGAGGTTTGATCCGCGAATGGCTTCGATCTTGCGCTGCGCTGGAGCAGTTCACTGGATGCTTAAAGGAGACTCAATGAGTGGAAGGCGACGATGTTCAAGAAAAACGCTTACCTGCAGGGGCGATCCAGGAGACCTTGCCTTGAATCTTGGGGGGAATCATGATGCGGTGCTCCAGAAACAGATTGTTCTCGTGTACGGTTCCGATAATATCTCCACCTGAAAGTCATAAAAGCAGtggagatgcatgcacagcatTCTGTGTACACACCCGCCTCTACGGACATGCTTATTGACATCTATAAGCATAGataatatacatataaatgtGTACCTTTAAACTACGTTTTTGTACAGCGCACTGCATCTCAATGCATGAAACCCAGATGCCTTTATATCTCCACAAATGTGCCTACGCCCTATATGCATgcaatatgtatatatatatacatatatatatacatatatatatatatatatataagtatgaagactgtgtatatgtatacatctatatacaGGTGTAGGAAGGGCAGTGTGTGTTTTGATCTGCAGAGGCTTGGTTTCCACTCAGGTGCGAAGCGgcgtttttctgccttcgcttGAAACGCACGCCGCGAGAAATTACCGGTCAGGATATCGCCGACTTGAACGTTGGCGACTGGATTGTACTCCCAAAGTTTCTTGTGGTCCAGAGCAGGCACATCGACCCCCTTGGGGACGAAGACGCTCTGGGCGACTTGTGCGATGCGCTCGAGAGGGCGCTGAATTCCGTCGAAAATGTTGTCAAGAAGACctgagaaaaggaggaaaaatCGAACAAAGTGAAAACCCAGAAAAAGCTCAGCAGAGAGGGACAGAGGGCAGTCGGAGACACCAAATcggagcaagagagagaaaaggcaccgagccaggaaggagagaacgaatgccgacagaagagagagtgaaCAGACGcacacaggagagagaaaaaataTACTTGCGCGTCCGTATggcgaagacagaaacaagtTGATAAACAAAACAGCGGAGTGCACAGCAGAGGGCGAGAGTGAGAAGAGATTTTCTCTAGTCACACAGAGATAACAAGATGAAGAGCCGCAGATACTTTGCTCGATGGAGCGGACAGGGATACACGTTGCGCGAGAAGTCAGGGAAAGACGAGAgtcaagagaagaaacataAGTCCGCCGAACGTGAGGAAAGAGagccgacgaagaggcagagaactcGCGAGTACTCCCAGGAACGGCAGAGAGCTAGAGACAAGCGAGGGATTCGTGAAGAAGCTCTCTCCGAAGACAGCGCCTCGTGAGACGCAAAGAATCCACTTGAAAAACTGaaaaggacgcagagaaacgtcGTCGTCCGTACCAGGTCCCAGCTCGACGGAAAGAGGTTTCCCGGTCTTCAGCACAGGATCGCCTACGCAAAGACCAGCTGTATGgacagcaagagagacagaagaagcgagaacgTCTTGAAAAAAAACGATGGTTAAACGAGGGACTCTCTGTCCCCTGTGAATTGCTTCCGCGCCCGCCCCTCAGGAGACTTCTGTCCTCGCTgattatgtatatatatatatatatatgtatatatatgtatatgcatatcaTTGTACACGGAGACATATGGATAAAAACTTCTTTACTGCACAGAAAAATTACGGTACTTCAGTGCTTCCTTCTCGAGAGTGGAAGAAATCCGAGAGAGAACCGAGAGCTATTTTCTGTGAGAAAGAAACACTACACTCTGTCGCGTTTCATCTGCAGTGCGCTCAGTAAAGAGAAGCGCCGGAAGTGCAAAACTGTGTTTATTTTCAACGACCGGAGCCGAAACATGTACGCTCGGGGAAGCAGCCCGCAAGCTCTCACTTTTGTATCCGGAACTCTAGAAACTGAAGCAAGTCCTCGAGCCTTTGCAACCGATTCCTTACCGGTCTCCTCGTAAACTTGGATAAAGGCTTTGTCGCCCTCAAGACGAATGATTTCTCCGACAAGTCGCTGCCAGCCGACACGCACGAGTTCATACATTTTCGTTCCACTCATTTGCTCGGCCAGAAccactgaaaaaaaacaaacgaaacaCAAGGAGTTCATTTCGAAaagaagcgcatgcatgtaggTTCGAGACTGCACCTGGCTCCTGCGTTTGACGTGGTGCCGACGGAGAAGATAGGTCAGCACAGTTTCTCTCCAAGACAAAAAAGCGGCAAGCTGGAAAATCCTAGCTGCGTCTGCGGGGACGCCTTGCACGtcgggtgtacatccaccgGGGGAGTCGAAGACTTTTCCCTCTGTCGGGTATGGAGGAAAAAGGCACTTTGCAGGGGAAAAGGCGCAAGGAgtgcagaaaggaagaaaggatcCCGTTCAGAAAGCGACGCAGAGCAACAGGGGacggaggcagcgaagaggaaagcagagaaaaaaagaaaatctCGGTGGCAAGTGGCAGGACCATACAGGAAGGCCTCAGGCGGGAGgggcggagagaaacgagggcAAGCGTTGAGAGGCCGTGtaaaacggagaaggagtggagaaggaagccaGCCGCAAAGCGGGAGGAGACCGACAAGAGAACACGAATCAACGCAGATCGGTATGAACTATATTCGGCGCAAGACAGGCGAActccagaagaaaaagaagtcgttcagcgacgaggagaaagggcCGAGATGACGAATAAGTCAATTGCACGGGCTTGTCATTCCACGTTCAGTGTCGAGAATGTGTAAGGAACCTGGGGAAAAGCGCTTTTTGCCTTGGGAGTTcaaggaacgaagagaaaggcgcgttTTCGCGGAAGCAATCCATCGCACGTTGAGAGCGAGGAATTCGGTCTCCCCATGCGTTTTCGACATGAGAAGAAATCGAACTTACGCGGGCCAGAGACTTTGTAGATGATTCCCATTTCCGCGTCCCCCTCTGGggctgctgcttcgcctcgGGGCGCCATTTtgtgcagaagagaagggaacgaGGGAAACGAAAGTTCAAGGAACAGAAGCGAACTGCCTCGCACGTATgtcaggtgtacgtacacgcGAGCGGAGAGGCTGActgcgacagagaggccgaactcacacacacacgggAGGGCGTCCTGGAAACGGAAAAAATCAAGAGAAACAGCGGGTTTGTTCCAGCAGGAGAAACGACGACGAGAAACCGCgaaagaacacgaagttcgGGGCTCTTCTCACGACACAGCGACGCTCGTCTGGCTTTAAAAACCAGCTGACTATTGCAACTTTCCGCAAAAAATCGACACTGCAGAGAACGAGCGACCGCTGAACACTggcgaagcgacagaaaaagggcTGCTGTCTCGCATCTGATTTCACTCTCCCATCGGCAGAAAACCGGGAGACGGGCTCTACCAGTCAATCGAGAGAGTAGGTGAATGGGTGCGTTCAGAGTCACTGGACAAGAAAACACTGCGAAACTCctgaagagggagacagaaagacagaacgGGAGGAAAGAACGGCCAGGGGACAGCTAGGAAAGCTAGCAAAGTTACAAACACACTCGGCCGTGAAGCTCGGTCAGCGGCTGCTGTGTACATGCTGTGTCCGCGGGACATGCGCGGACTGGAGCGCCCTCTTCGGTGGCTCTGTACCCCGCGTGAAACCGTTTCTCGAAGTAGTGAGTAAAATCGGCTGTTCTGCGCGTCAACTGTGGCACCAAGAAGCAGGTTGGTCGCGGGACTGGAGTAAACTCTTTTTGGTGGcgaaaaaacgcggaaaGCGGGAGAGATCCACCCACTGTTCCCTGGCGTACCCGCATATATGGCGGGGCCGGCCGGGAGGACATGCCAGCAGGCCGCCTCACGAGTGTTGACTTGTaggtttctttgttttttttttctgctccgACTGCCAAGAGGAAGGATGCGTGCGTGTACTTTTCAAAAGGAAGCGCCAAGAGGCGGCAAGCGCCACCCACAGAGGAGCGCCAGTTGAAGTGTCGACAAAAACCGTGTCCGTTAGGGGGTCAGACGCGTGCTCTGATCccgaaagaaacacaaacgcGTTGCCTGAAAACGCATTTCCATGTTGTGGATCTCGAGAGTCGAAGCTCCAGTACACAGGCTTGTTCTTGAAGTTGTGTGTCGACATAGCCCTTGAGAGCAGAAGTCACACACGTGAACAGGGGATCGAGTTTGTGTAGAAAGAAGCGACTcatatgtttatgtatacaCCGCATAGGACGTCGGTTTTAGTAGCACAGATATCCAGAAAGCTGAAAGAACggctcgtcttcgctctggTCTCCGTGCACGTTTAAAAACTAAAACGGCTTACCTGTGCTGCT
This genomic interval from Toxoplasma gondii ME49 chromosome VIIb, whole genome shotgun sequence contains the following:
- a CDS encoding vacuolar ATP synthase subunit A, putative (encoded by transcript TGME49_256970); translated protein: MAPRGEAAAPEGDAEMGIIYKVSGPLVLAEQMSGTKMYELVRVGWQRLVGEIIRLEGDKAFIQVYEETAGLCVGDPVLKTGKPLSVELGPGLLDNIFDGIQRPLERIAQVAQSVFVPKGVDVPALDHKKLWEYNPVANVQVGDILTGGDIIGTVHENNLFLEHRIMIPPKIQGKVSWIAPAGSYTVKDTIMTLEYRGEQIPIQMAHDWPVREPRPCLEKLSGNTPLLTGQRVLDSLFPTVQGGTCAIPGAFGCGKTCISQALSKYSNSQVIIYVGCGERGNEMAEVLTEFPELTTVVNGQEEGIMQRTCLVANTSNMPVAAREASIYTGITLGEYFRDMGYHVAMMADSTSRWAEALREISGRLAEMPADSGYPAYLGARLASFYERASRVRCVGSPEREGSVTIVGAVSPPGGDFSDPVTTSTMSIVQVFWGLDKKLAQRKHFPSVNWTTSFSKYIRALEPFFDSYDAEFSSLRQKISDILQQEAELTDIVQLVGKDSLSEDQKLILEVARIIREDFLQQNAFSDYDYMCPLYKTVGMMRTICHFYDQCLRVMQETSGSEHKIGWGTIYNTMRPTISRITSMKFLPPTTTEAQAKQHFKQLSDEITSGLRGLVEK